A single Ktedonobacteraceae bacterium DNA region contains:
- a CDS encoding TIGR03986 family CRISPR-associated RAMP protein — translation MSILQPWPEHQNPTRRDRIASAPYNFVPLPEKIISAVDSANELPDHNKYYRNHLSGYFDVTLTTRSPLYIRGPIAAKDLPRQEEKEIKDKPEFFYTHDEHTPVIPGSSLRGMLRSVLEIASYSKMQWVSDKQLFFRTVDDSAIGSYYNYRMVEELDTVHSTGHPPAPAYHARVEGGFFHMRKDGTYFIEECTVARVEIEDLLRLFGRSNRRDLYQLDGRNLNPSNERNPNQTPSWSYQHKEIWADIDRTEKDYFFAGQFTIDHNNRRHMRHPDLYLRFRRANNLAQAQTQGKKAGKLVLTGHMNYKHLAFLFVPNKQLGLPVTTIDVPNDPGEQNSNKRLVDRFHDDDQLTQWQKKAFPAHRRPSGPKEDGYLLDGDPVFFLCDEKRNLIFFGRAQMFRLPYTRSPFKLVDPSLHSIRDIDYAEALFGFVRNPQQFEESRVPVPRQGEKGRAYAGRVTITNAILQPDQESIWLAGNFNQDITPKILATPKPTAFQHYLTQQHPDEKKRLGHYDSKPPESDKTTIRGHKLYWHQGLDAEDRLRLEEIRDAIKEPDKVPPDDKQHTHMKPLKPGVQFSFRVYFENLSEQELGALCWTLHPNGEQGKRYCHHLGMGKPLGMGSVELHAHLHIIDRPSRYNTLFTSSGHNWQSGEASTVEDLADREVLERRTRPFEKHLLDELNPDPPCGRLADMQRIAMLLKLLEWPGYRAEEGDRYLEAENRPNTRYMKIQPNEYRDRPVLPDPRLFDNQYFEGKSRPQDTHAPVAQQVPAEKDASQPAVSSKLMEIMEEFPIGRELTNMLHFPQNEQGVEVRFWDRNPKQIIGFIPKALIDRPLGDRISVVVTGHHQEPNGRLVVELKLRSKK, via the coding sequence ATGAGTATTCTACAACCCTGGCCTGAACACCAGAACCCCACCAGACGGGATCGAATCGCCAGTGCGCCTTATAATTTTGTGCCACTGCCTGAGAAAATCATATCTGCCGTCGATAGTGCCAATGAACTTCCAGATCACAATAAGTACTACCGAAACCATCTCAGCGGCTACTTCGATGTGACACTGACGACCCGCTCGCCCCTCTACATTCGTGGGCCTATAGCGGCAAAAGATTTGCCCCGCCAGGAGGAGAAGGAGATAAAGGACAAACCTGAGTTCTTCTATACTCACGACGAACATACGCCGGTAATTCCCGGCAGCAGCCTGCGCGGCATGCTGCGCTCTGTACTCGAAATCGCCAGCTACAGCAAGATGCAGTGGGTCAGCGATAAGCAGTTATTCTTTCGTACAGTAGATGATTCAGCTATCGGCTCATACTATAACTATCGAATGGTCGAAGAGCTTGATACTGTTCATAGTACCGGACATCCACCTGCGCCTGCTTATCACGCTAGAGTCGAGGGCGGCTTTTTCCACATGCGTAAAGACGGAACCTACTTCATTGAGGAATGCACAGTTGCCCGTGTTGAGATAGAGGATCTCTTGCGACTATTTGGGAGATCGAATCGACGCGATTTGTACCAACTCGATGGCAGGAATCTGAATCCAAGTAATGAACGTAATCCCAATCAGACGCCAAGTTGGTCATATCAACATAAAGAAATATGGGCAGATATTGATAGGACCGAGAAGGATTACTTTTTCGCCGGACAATTCACAATAGACCACAATAATAGAAGGCACATGCGCCATCCTGATCTTTACCTACGCTTCCGGCGTGCCAACAATCTTGCACAGGCTCAGACGCAAGGCAAAAAAGCTGGCAAGTTGGTCCTGACAGGACACATGAACTATAAGCATCTGGCATTCCTTTTTGTTCCCAATAAGCAGCTTGGGTTACCAGTTACTACAATCGATGTACCCAACGATCCCGGTGAACAGAACTCTAACAAGCGGCTAGTTGACCGCTTTCATGATGACGATCAGCTTACACAATGGCAGAAAAAAGCCTTCCCTGCCCATAGAAGGCCGTCAGGGCCGAAGGAAGATGGATACTTGCTTGATGGCGATCCAGTCTTCTTCCTATGCGACGAAAAACGTAATCTCATATTCTTTGGACGAGCCCAAATGTTCCGCTTGCCCTACACTCGTTCACCATTTAAACTGGTAGATCCGTCTCTTCATAGCATCAGGGATATCGATTATGCCGAAGCTCTATTCGGGTTTGTACGCAATCCGCAACAGTTTGAAGAATCGAGAGTCCCTGTACCCAGGCAAGGCGAAAAAGGCCGCGCTTACGCAGGCCGCGTTACCATCACAAATGCTATACTCCAACCAGATCAAGAGAGTATCTGGCTAGCGGGAAACTTTAACCAGGATATTACACCTAAAATATTAGCAACACCAAAACCTACCGCATTCCAGCACTACCTTACGCAGCAACATCCTGATGAGAAGAAAAGACTCGGTCACTATGATAGCAAGCCACCAGAGAGCGACAAGACTACTATTCGTGGTCATAAGCTCTACTGGCATCAAGGCCTGGATGCCGAAGACAGACTAAGACTTGAAGAGATCCGTGATGCTATCAAAGAACCGGATAAAGTTCCTCCAGATGATAAGCAGCATACGCACATGAAACCGCTGAAGCCTGGAGTTCAATTTTCCTTCCGTGTCTACTTCGAGAATCTGTCTGAGCAGGAACTTGGCGCTCTCTGCTGGACGCTTCATCCAAATGGAGAGCAGGGAAAGCGTTATTGCCACCATCTTGGTATGGGTAAACCGTTGGGGATGGGATCAGTGGAACTGCATGCCCACTTGCATATCATTGATCGTCCGTCGCGCTACAATACACTCTTTACCAGTAGCGGCCACAACTGGCAATCAGGTGAGGCATCGACAGTCGAGGACCTGGCTGATCGCGAAGTACTGGAGCGCCGAACGCGGCCTTTCGAGAAACACCTGTTGGATGAACTGAATCCAGACCCACCTTGCGGACGACTGGCAGATATGCAACGTATCGCTATGCTGCTCAAGTTGCTCGAATGGCCAGGCTACCGTGCGGAAGAAGGCGATAGATATCTGGAAGCCGAGAATCGTCCAAATACCCGTTACATGAAGATTCAGCCTAATGAATATCGTGATCGCCCAGTATTGCCCGATCCCAGGCTGTTCGACAATCAATACTTTGAGGGTAAATCACGCCCACAAGATACCCATGCTCCGGTCGCGCAACAGGTTCCGGCAGAGAAGGATGCATCTCAACCAGCTGTGTCATCTAAATTGATGGAAATAATGGAAGAATTTCCTATCGGCCGGGAACTGACCAATATGCTTCATTTTCCTCAAAACGAGCAGGGAGTTGAAGTCAGGTTCTGGGATCGGAACCCTAAACAGATTATTGGGTTTATCCCGAAGGCACTGATAGATCGTCCATTAGGTGACAGAATATCAGTTGTTGTGACAGGACACCACCAGGAACCCAACGGTCGCTTAGTCGTCGAATTGAAGCTGCGGTCGAAGAAATAG
- a CDS encoding RAMP superfamily CRISPR-associated protein — protein MRRLQLKLQLESDATFGRGEGLAGLVDEEIEYDLATGLPFLRGRTLKGLLVEECANLLFALQVAHSPALSTLGASARRLFGSPGSGLESAALLHFGPALLPQQLREAVRSGIENEEMEPNDVLEALTTIRRQTAIDEVRGAPDKGSLRSMRVVLRGTSFWAWLDFPDNLGEDDLALLAACVLSVRRGGIGRNRGRGRLSLELLDESGNPIQEKYFGRFKEIIAEGQA, from the coding sequence ATGCGACGCCTGCAACTAAAGTTGCAACTTGAAAGCGATGCCACCTTCGGTCGTGGCGAGGGTTTGGCCGGGCTGGTAGACGAAGAGATAGAATACGACCTTGCGACCGGGCTGCCATTCCTGCGTGGCCGCACGCTGAAAGGCCTGCTGGTGGAAGAATGCGCCAATCTGCTGTTTGCTCTTCAGGTAGCACATTCGCCTGCACTGTCTACACTTGGAGCCTCGGCCAGGCGCCTATTCGGTAGTCCCGGCAGCGGTCTGGAGAGTGCGGCCCTGCTACACTTCGGCCCAGCTCTCCTACCCCAACAATTGCGCGAGGCAGTACGCTCCGGCATAGAAAATGAGGAGATGGAACCTAACGATGTGCTGGAGGCCCTAACCACGATTCGCCGCCAGACTGCTATCGACGAGGTGAGGGGAGCGCCCGATAAGGGCAGTTTGCGCTCGATGCGCGTTGTGCTGCGTGGAACAAGCTTCTGGGCGTGGCTCGACTTTCCCGATAACCTTGGGGAGGATGATCTGGCTTTGTTGGCCGCCTGTGTGCTAAGTGTGCGGCGCGGTGGCATAGGACGCAACCGGGGACGAGGCCGGTTGAGCCTGGAATTGTTGGATGAAAGCGGCAACCCCATTCAAGAGAAATACTTCGGACGCTTTAAGGAAATCATAGCGGAGGGGCAAGCATGA
- a CDS encoding Uma2 family endonuclease — protein sequence MARQIEDEVEYYYDSHPTEEDEMGETADHALLVNYLMAVLTWLFHGQLCAIYENLNFYQTPNKNERPIAPDIAVIQGVVFRRVKSWRVGVYGPAPQVVFVIGSEETWAKDLGEKVWKYARMGVEEYYAYDPNDPMLSLSRREGQRLFGWHRDPATGLMEPLSLNDQGQLWSPRLDSYLVPDEQYLRLHNSRGEPRLTREQAEALRADVEAEARRMEHLRAQAERQRAEMEARRAEAEARKAQAYAERLRALGIDPDQLL from the coding sequence ATGGCAAGGCAGATTGAAGACGAGGTAGAGTATTATTACGATTCCCACCCCACCGAGGAGGACGAGATGGGGGAAACCGCCGACCATGCCCTGCTGGTCAACTACCTGATGGCGGTCCTTACCTGGCTCTTTCACGGGCAACTGTGTGCCATCTATGAGAACCTGAATTTCTATCAAACCCCCAACAAAAATGAGCGCCCGATTGCGCCTGATATCGCCGTGATTCAGGGAGTCGTGTTCCGGCGCGTGAAAAGCTGGCGGGTTGGTGTCTACGGGCCAGCTCCTCAGGTGGTCTTTGTGATTGGTTCAGAGGAAACCTGGGCCAAAGACCTTGGGGAAAAGGTCTGGAAATATGCGCGCATGGGTGTAGAGGAATACTATGCCTACGACCCTAACGACCCGATGCTGTCATTGAGCCGGCGCGAGGGGCAGCGGTTGTTCGGCTGGCATCGTGATCCCGCGACCGGTCTGATGGAGCCACTTTCGCTCAATGACCAGGGACAGTTGTGGAGTCCGCGCCTGGACAGCTACCTGGTGCCTGATGAGCAGTACCTGCGCCTGCACAATAGCCGGGGAGAGCCGCGTCTGACTAGGGAGCAGGCCGAGGCACTCCGGGCCGATGTGGAAGCGGAGGCCCGAAGGATGGAGCACCTGCGGGCGCAAGCAGAACGCCAGCGGGCAGAGATGGAAGCCAGAAGAGCCGAAGCAGAGGCGCGCAAAGCACAGGCCTATGCGGAGCGGCTGCGTGCCCTGGGCATCGACCCCGATCAGTTGTTGTAA
- the csx19 gene encoding CRISPR-associated protein Csx19, translating into MKREIIDTTTTCEPVKMDGFASNPAEWLSQQMQTYGLKYLLAHTDDGVIWGRLDGTELITSHGLVPEYSPPLRAETLLTARVFSRAGELLVWRDESGEWAGRLIIEDKPDATAEWTRAFEEKQVLFGTHAQPKERGFALMREGSQGLFHAVPLDLSGPIDEEERPLRLIVRHYLKEDKNGFVRVNASRLVGLLPEPEESNA; encoded by the coding sequence ATGAAGCGCGAGATCATCGACACAACAACAACATGTGAACCCGTAAAGATGGACGGCTTTGCAAGCAACCCAGCAGAATGGCTATCCCAGCAAATGCAGACTTACGGGCTGAAATACCTGCTCGCCCACACTGACGATGGCGTAATATGGGGCCGACTTGATGGCACAGAGTTGATTACCTCGCATGGCCTAGTCCCAGAATACTCGCCACCTTTGCGAGCAGAGACACTCCTGACAGCCCGCGTCTTCTCACGTGCGGGTGAGTTGCTCGTCTGGCGCGACGAATCCGGTGAATGGGCTGGTCGGCTCATCATCGAGGATAAGCCGGACGCGACTGCCGAATGGACCAGAGCTTTTGAAGAAAAGCAGGTTTTGTTCGGCACACATGCCCAACCCAAGGAGCGAGGCTTTGCCCTGATGCGCGAGGGTTCACAGGGACTCTTTCACGCCGTCCCACTGGACCTCTCAGGACCAATTGACGAGGAAGAACGCCCCCTGCGACTCATAGTTCGCCACTACTTGAAAGAAGATAAAAATGGTTTCGTCCGAGTAAACGCTAGCCGACTTGTTGGCCTGTTGCCAGAGCCTGAGGAGAGCAACGCATGA
- a CDS encoding RAMP superfamily CRISPR-associated protein — protein sequence MPKPSWSGEVSRKIVQRIVVEGDLVLLTPAHFGNGDGDDLIDMPLLTDSLDEKTPLLTGASIVGALRGYLHEREQGFRVKVDTYASANKSASVRLFGGNKGNDVGEQSPLIVEDARGKNAGIELRDGVRLAGKSRTAEHDALFNIEMWEVGTTFPLRFELVVRQSDEASELKRALATALAGFTDGSITIGARKRRGYGRVNVTGWRVKEYDLTKTGQLLDWIEHGAKELSGTASTDIMHALGIDELVTDQRKAFRLKAEFYLDGSLLIRSGSGPDIEGATDAANIARPDFMHLHSARPTAGGVRKSEPVLSGTSLTGALRARAFKIAQLIAPDTVEGQEAAGGLIEDMFGANMGTAQEPKASQPKASRMLVREHIVRNVENMLVQNRVSIDRFTGGTRDGALFNEQPLFGDAQSVVTVDLQLEEPKEHEIGLLLLLLKDLWTGDLPLGGEISVGRGRLQGKNCEIEHRNGEVRTWNLLANETNGLSVKGDTQELEKYVASLHTYLSGSKS from the coding sequence ATGCCTAAGCCTTCATGGTCTGGCGAGGTATCGCGCAAAATCGTGCAGCGCATCGTGGTCGAGGGCGATCTTGTTCTGCTGACCCCTGCCCACTTCGGCAATGGCGACGGTGACGACCTGATCGACATGCCGCTGTTGACCGATTCACTCGATGAAAAGACGCCGCTACTGACCGGTGCGTCGATTGTCGGGGCCTTACGCGGCTACTTGCACGAACGCGAACAAGGCTTTCGCGTGAAAGTCGATACATACGCGAGTGCTAACAAGTCGGCCAGTGTACGCCTTTTCGGTGGCAACAAGGGCAATGATGTTGGCGAGCAGAGTCCACTGATCGTCGAGGATGCGCGTGGTAAAAATGCTGGCATCGAGTTGCGCGATGGTGTGCGTCTCGCCGGTAAGAGTCGTACAGCAGAACATGATGCATTATTCAATATTGAAATGTGGGAAGTCGGCACGACGTTTCCTTTGCGTTTCGAGCTGGTGGTGCGCCAGAGCGATGAGGCATCCGAACTTAAGCGGGCGCTGGCTACAGCCCTCGCCGGTTTCACCGATGGCAGCATCACTATCGGTGCGCGCAAGCGGCGTGGCTATGGCCGGGTAAACGTAACTGGTTGGCGGGTCAAAGAATACGACCTGACAAAAACTGGGCAATTGCTGGACTGGATCGAGCATGGTGCGAAAGAATTGAGTGGCACCGCCAGTACAGATATTATGCACGCGCTTGGCATTGATGAGTTGGTAACCGATCAGCGTAAGGCTTTCCGCCTCAAGGCAGAATTCTACCTGGATGGCTCGCTGCTCATTCGCTCTGGCAGCGGTCCCGATATCGAAGGTGCCACAGACGCCGCCAATATAGCGCGCCCCGACTTTATGCACCTGCATTCAGCACGACCAACGGCAGGCGGTGTACGTAAATCCGAACCGGTCCTCTCAGGCACCAGCCTTACCGGCGCCTTGCGCGCCAGAGCCTTCAAGATCGCTCAGTTGATTGCGCCAGACACCGTAGAAGGGCAAGAAGCAGCGGGTGGATTGATTGAAGACATGTTCGGAGCCAATATGGGAACCGCTCAAGAGCCAAAAGCCAGCCAACCGAAGGCCAGTCGAATGCTTGTTCGCGAACACATTGTGAGGAATGTCGAAAATATGTTGGTACAGAATCGTGTGAGCATCGACCGCTTCACCGGCGGCACACGCGATGGCGCCCTGTTCAACGAACAGCCCCTGTTCGGTGACGCGCAATCGGTCGTCACAGTTGACCTGCAACTTGAGGAACCAAAGGAACACGAGATCGGTTTACTCCTCTTGCTTTTGAAAGACCTCTGGACAGGAGATCTGCCCCTTGGCGGCGAAATCTCGGTTGGCCGAGGTCGGCTGCAGGGCAAGAACTGCGAGATCGAGCATCGAAACGGCGAGGTACGCACCTGGAACTTGCTTGCAAACGAGACCAACGGCCTGAGTGTGAAAGGTGATACCCAGGAGCTAGAAAAATACGTTGCCAGTTTACACACATATCTGAGTGGGAGCAAATCATGA
- a CDS encoding SAM-dependent methyltransferase yields MGSQTRNPLKQLIVERIRREGPIPFSEYMRMALYEPGYGYYVSGAAKMGWEGDYFTSTDVSTFFANCMGRQLYAMWEKLKKPVPFLVVEEGAGRGKLADGVRAWAEREAPDFSKVLDYRVEDIRVGQDVLSEATDAGESSSPSVLLSNELIDAFPVHVVEVRDGQLYEVYVDEQNGRLCEVLSEPETPEVAAYLDTYKIPWRTYGDGWRAEINLDALRWVERVARRVRKGFILTIDYGEKAPDLYTRHRWHGTLNCYYQHQMTGWPLARPGAQDITAHVNFSALIQEARRHGLRVSKFTTQREWLEGLGIREELERLRQQEFAEADTARASDRGQVALLKWYNVRQGVLLLTDPNGMGNFKVLILRR; encoded by the coding sequence ATGGGTAGTCAAACTCGCAATCCCCTCAAGCAATTGATCGTCGAGCGTATTCGACGCGAAGGGCCGATTCCTTTCTCCGAATATATGCGCATGGCCCTGTACGAGCCGGGCTACGGTTACTATGTCAGCGGTGCGGCAAAGATGGGCTGGGAGGGCGATTATTTCACCAGCACGGATGTCTCTACGTTCTTCGCCAATTGCATGGGTCGCCAGCTGTATGCCATGTGGGAGAAACTGAAAAAGCCAGTTCCATTTCTTGTAGTTGAAGAGGGAGCCGGGCGAGGGAAACTGGCGGATGGTGTGCGGGCCTGGGCGGAAAGAGAGGCTCCTGATTTCTCCAAAGTACTTGATTACCGGGTAGAGGATATTCGAGTGGGACAGGATGTGCTTAGTGAAGCGACAGATGCTGGTGAATCCTCGTCGCCTTCCGTCCTGCTCTCGAACGAGTTGATCGATGCTTTTCCCGTGCATGTTGTTGAGGTGCGCGATGGGCAGCTGTATGAGGTGTACGTGGATGAGCAAAATGGGCGCTTGTGCGAGGTTTTGAGCGAGCCGGAAACGCCAGAGGTCGCCGCGTACCTGGATACATATAAGATTCCCTGGCGGACGTATGGCGATGGATGGCGTGCGGAGATCAATCTGGATGCGCTGCGCTGGGTGGAGCGCGTGGCGCGACGAGTGCGTAAGGGCTTTATTCTGACCATCGACTACGGTGAGAAGGCTCCTGACCTCTATACGCGCCATAGATGGCATGGCACGCTGAACTGCTACTACCAGCATCAAATGACCGGGTGGCCGCTGGCGCGTCCGGGGGCGCAGGATATTACGGCGCATGTCAATTTCAGCGCGCTTATTCAGGAGGCGAGGCGACATGGCCTGCGTGTCAGCAAATTTACGACGCAGCGTGAATGGCTGGAGGGACTGGGTATTCGTGAGGAACTGGAGCGGCTCCGGCAGCAGGAATTCGCGGAGGCCGATACGGCGCGTGCCAGCGACCGGGGACAGGTGGCGCTGCTGAAATGGTATAACGTGCGGCAGGGCGTCCTACTTCTGACCGACCCCAACGGCATGGGAAATTTCAAGGTGTTGATCCTGCGCCGCTAG
- the cas6 gene encoding CRISPR system precrRNA processing endoribonuclease RAMP protein Cas6, with protein MEFDTMTTTDGQPATKPAVPDASPAKLYAFLLKLRPLQPGTLMPFSGELVHAAWLDWLAAAAPDVAAWLHDGNKRRLFTCSSLQFPIPTQRMRQAERENVHLSVEPDKTYAIRITLLLGGLFPLFHEALMNYNQRNTGEQKPPFMRLGKQTFLLEEVLIGNDDPSDWTGFTSFSNFAEKARELKLSKVETLKLEFDSLTTFNRNNARNRVYGVYHALLPLPEYIFPILARRWQELAPPEYTHLVDEAAIEQYIQNNGIIITDYNLKPHRVTFTNHPQPGFTGTCTYALRGPDEPASEEAPLTVRQQLILLAQLAFYTGVGYKTAMGMGRTRPV; from the coding sequence ATGGAATTTGATACAATGACCACAACGGATGGACAACCTGCTACAAAACCCGCTGTTCCAGATGCGTCTCCGGCGAAACTCTATGCGTTCCTGCTCAAGCTGCGCCCGCTGCAACCCGGCACACTGATGCCCTTTTCTGGCGAGCTGGTGCATGCCGCGTGGCTCGACTGGCTGGCCGCTGCCGCGCCCGATGTTGCCGCCTGGCTGCACGATGGCAACAAACGGCGTCTCTTCACCTGCTCCAGCCTGCAATTTCCCATTCCCACGCAGCGCATGCGCCAGGCGGAGAGAGAGAACGTTCACCTGTCGGTAGAGCCTGATAAAACATACGCCATACGCATCACGCTGCTGCTGGGCGGACTCTTTCCCCTGTTCCACGAGGCGTTGATGAACTACAACCAGCGCAACACCGGCGAGCAAAAGCCACCATTCATGCGCCTGGGCAAGCAAACGTTCCTGCTCGAAGAGGTGCTGATCGGCAACGACGATCCATCTGATTGGACCGGCTTTACCTCTTTCAGCAATTTCGCCGAAAAAGCCAGGGAGCTCAAGCTGAGCAAAGTCGAAACGCTCAAACTCGAATTTGACTCCCTGACGACGTTCAACCGCAACAACGCGAGAAACAGGGTCTACGGCGTTTATCATGCCCTGTTGCCCCTACCGGAGTACATATTCCCCATTCTCGCCCGGCGCTGGCAAGAACTCGCCCCGCCGGAGTACACTCATCTTGTTGACGAGGCCGCCATCGAACAATACATCCAGAATAATGGGATCATCATCACCGATTACAACCTCAAGCCTCATCGCGTGACGTTCACGAATCATCCGCAGCCCGGTTTCACCGGCACCTGCACCTACGCGCTGCGAGGCCCCGACGAGCCGGCCAGCGAAGAGGCCCCTTTGACGGTGCGCCAGCAGTTGATCCTGCTCGCGCAACTGGCATTCTACACCGGCGTTGGGTACAAGACGGCGATGGGGATGGGGAGGACGAGGCCGGTGTAA
- the holA gene encoding DNA polymerase III subunit delta — MFYLLHGNDEFTCREQLKKLRQQGNFEYNQNTYVGGEVDLKTITATCSTLPFLTDQRLVVVMGLPKKRRGEDAAPSAESEAAMPAAEASVGADSSRPAPIDRPVPEKGGKSKKGKKSAKSSMESRAGFEKGLAEYIPQMPDSTVLIVVVDEELSASNALLKVAQEHGKVLQYTLPKGTAVKTWIENRAKSIGVKITPEAASMLADYTGNQLRMLANELDKLATYVGSKGIIDVEDVRKLSPQVQEARVFDLTDALAERNRKKALDLLHNLLADGEPPLRLISTITSQVRSLLLVKELVGEGLRVSQIVAATGMAPFVAEKAARQIGKFSTQQLEAVYRQLLATDAALKRSRMTPDMALDLLVVNFGNG; from the coding sequence ATGTTCTATCTCTTACACGGCAATGACGAGTTCACCTGCCGCGAACAACTGAAGAAGCTGCGCCAGCAGGGGAATTTCGAATATAACCAGAATACTTATGTTGGCGGTGAGGTCGATCTGAAGACCATCACCGCTACTTGTAGTACCCTGCCCTTTCTCACCGACCAGCGCCTGGTGGTTGTAATGGGTCTGCCTAAAAAACGACGCGGCGAAGACGCGGCCCCATCTGCTGAGAGCGAGGCCGCAATGCCGGCAGCTGAAGCATCCGTAGGGGCCGATTCATCGCGCCCAGCGCCGATTGATCGGCCAGTACCCGAGAAAGGCGGCAAATCCAAAAAAGGCAAGAAAAGTGCGAAAAGCAGCATGGAATCGCGGGCAGGTTTTGAGAAGGGCCTGGCCGAATATATTCCTCAGATGCCCGATAGCACTGTGTTGATCGTTGTGGTCGATGAGGAGCTTAGCGCCAGCAACGCGTTACTTAAAGTGGCGCAGGAACATGGCAAGGTATTGCAGTATACGCTCCCTAAAGGCACTGCCGTGAAAACCTGGATTGAGAATCGCGCCAAAAGCATCGGTGTGAAGATTACACCAGAGGCTGCTTCCATGCTGGCGGATTATACCGGCAACCAGCTGCGCATGCTGGCAAACGAGCTAGACAAGCTGGCGACCTACGTTGGTAGCAAGGGCATTATCGATGTTGAGGATGTGCGTAAGCTCTCGCCACAGGTGCAGGAGGCGCGCGTGTTTGATCTGACCGATGCCCTGGCGGAACGCAATCGCAAGAAGGCCCTCGACCTGCTGCACAACCTGCTGGCCGACGGAGAGCCACCGCTGCGCCTGATCAGCACTATCACTTCTCAGGTACGGAGCTTGCTGCTGGTGAAAGAACTGGTGGGTGAGGGGCTGCGTGTCTCACAGATCGTCGCAGCTACGGGCATGGCACCATTCGTGGCCGAGAAAGCCGCGCGCCAGATCGGGAAGTTCAGCACGCAGCAACTGGAAGCGGTCTATCGCCAGTTGCTGGCGACGGATGCCGCTCTGAAACGCAGCCGCATGACGCCGGATATGGCGCTGGATTTGCTGGTGGTGAATTTTGGCAATGGGTAG
- a CDS encoding CRISPR-associated protein Csx3, with translation MNVLPAILIGGPPNAGKSVLFYSLTMALYERGIKHHIVRACPDGEGNWYQEIHRSLDPEIARLIKVQSKAEWTPAFVEGICRDLERRHTPLLVDVGGRPQTWQHCILHQCTHSILLYRDPNDEATHFWQHLLGSTQLLPLASIHSTLHGEAVLTEETPVIRGTLTGLERGTRAQGPVFDALVNRIVALFATYPLAELEQAQLQKAPAEPVVLPDLLHKFDAGAQEWKPTMLRLLAGELPSNQPLAIYGKGPGWLYGTLASQVGEQPFYQFDPRIGWMAPPRLESGTEPAPEGLTYRLYDDSYGQVLSIKLSNEYLDYLQAEGMHFPPIQAGRGLILNGKMPLWLLTALVRLYRVAEVPWIACYQPQVKGAVIVLSRGDEYAIGDVILMPMPQ, from the coding sequence TATCGTGCGCGCCTGCCCCGACGGCGAGGGCAACTGGTATCAAGAGATTCACCGCTCGCTCGACCCAGAAATCGCCCGGCTCATTAAGGTACAATCGAAGGCAGAATGGACGCCGGCATTCGTCGAGGGTATCTGTCGCGACCTGGAACGCCGTCACACTCCGCTCCTGGTAGATGTGGGTGGCCGCCCGCAAACATGGCAGCACTGCATCCTGCATCAATGCACGCACTCGATCTTACTCTATCGCGACCCCAATGACGAGGCTACCCACTTCTGGCAGCACTTGCTGGGTTCAACACAACTCCTGCCGCTGGCCTCCATCCATTCTACCTTACATGGAGAAGCCGTGCTGACGGAAGAAACGCCCGTCATTCGCGGAACGCTCACCGGCTTAGAACGCGGCACGCGCGCGCAAGGGCCAGTTTTCGACGCGCTGGTGAATCGCATCGTCGCGCTCTTTGCCACCTATCCGCTCGCCGAGTTGGAGCAGGCGCAACTACAAAAGGCGCCCGCGGAACCCGTCGTTCTCCCAGACCTGCTGCACAAGTTCGATGCCGGCGCGCAGGAATGGAAGCCTACCATGCTGCGCCTTCTCGCCGGAGAACTGCCATCTAACCAGCCGCTGGCCATCTACGGCAAGGGTCCCGGCTGGCTCTACGGCACTCTGGCGTCCCAGGTAGGTGAGCAGCCATTCTACCAGTTCGATCCGCGCATCGGCTGGATGGCCCCGCCGCGACTCGAATCCGGCACGGAGCCTGCTCCCGAAGGACTCACCTACCGGCTCTACGACGATTCCTATGGGCAGGTACTCTCCATCAAACTCAGCAACGAATACCTGGACTACCTGCAGGCAGAAGGAATGCATTTCCCGCCGATTCAGGCCGGTCGCGGACTCATTCTCAACGGCAAGATGCCGCTCTGGCTGCTGACCGCGCTCGTCCGTCTCTATCGCGTGGCGGAAGTCCCCTGGATCGCCTGCTACCAGCCACAGGTAAAGGGAGCGGTGATCGTACTTTCCCGCGGCGATGAATACGCGATTGGTGATGTGATCCTCATGCCCATGCCGCAGTGA